The following proteins are co-located in the Nocardia bhagyanarayanae genome:
- a CDS encoding NAD(P)/FAD-dependent oxidoreductase, which translates to MPGAPAIPVEDTEVVVVGARCAGSATAAAFARAGVRVVLLDATRFPSDTLSTHLLWPGGVAELARLGALDRVTALSAPPLRTAFAAGAGHTIRSPFVPVDGIDYALCVRRTGLDAALAATAVEAGADLREGARVGELLWRGKRCAGVRYTDASGTRELRAALVVGADGRRSTVARLAGASSPRLSAPSGRDCYFAYWRDAATGWREVAAQWRDGPDLGTAFPCDDGLLLALVQPPSSVNRPGPGGAERRYREAIERIPGLAARLAGSERVGRVRSATGLVSYFRRSSGPGWALPGDAGHFKDPVTAQGIRDALHYGRRLGELAAPVLHEPDRLDAALRAWESRRLADCLDIYQWTNRLARATAMSPLEIQLYRRAMNDPELARAVTAIFSRTRDPKDVFTPALAAALAFGALREAWPSVGPVLTDLLHEARDTATDWWQSRAHHALASATCCYRAGLPHLLDG; encoded by the coding sequence ATGCCTGGCGCTCCCGCCATCCCGGTGGAGGATACCGAGGTCGTCGTGGTGGGCGCCCGCTGCGCGGGCTCGGCGACGGCCGCCGCCTTCGCACGGGCGGGCGTGCGAGTCGTGCTGCTGGATGCGACGCGATTTCCCTCGGACACCCTCTCCACGCACCTGTTGTGGCCCGGTGGTGTCGCGGAATTGGCACGTCTCGGCGCGCTGGATCGCGTCACCGCGTTGAGCGCGCCACCGCTGCGGACGGCGTTCGCGGCGGGCGCGGGCCACACCATCCGCTCGCCGTTCGTGCCGGTCGACGGCATCGACTACGCGCTGTGCGTGCGCCGCACCGGCTTGGACGCCGCGCTCGCGGCCACCGCGGTCGAAGCGGGCGCGGACTTGCGCGAGGGTGCGCGAGTCGGCGAGTTGCTCTGGCGCGGAAAGCGTTGCGCCGGTGTCAGGTACACCGATGCCTCCGGCACCCGCGAGCTGCGCGCCGCCCTGGTGGTCGGCGCCGACGGACGGCGCAGCACGGTGGCCCGGCTGGCCGGGGCGTCCAGTCCCCGGTTGTCCGCGCCGAGTGGCCGCGACTGCTACTTCGCCTACTGGCGCGATGCCGCGACCGGTTGGCGCGAGGTGGCCGCCCAGTGGCGCGACGGTCCGGACCTCGGCACCGCCTTTCCCTGCGACGACGGACTGCTGCTCGCCTTGGTGCAACCTCCGTCGAGCGTGAACCGTCCCGGGCCCGGCGGCGCCGAACGACGCTATCGCGAAGCGATCGAACGCATTCCGGGGCTGGCGGCCCGGCTCGCGGGGAGCGAGCGGGTCGGTCGCGTCCGCTCCGCGACCGGGCTGGTCTCCTACTTCCGCCGATCCAGCGGCCCGGGGTGGGCCTTGCCCGGCGACGCGGGTCATTTCAAGGATCCGGTGACCGCCCAGGGCATTCGCGACGCGCTGCACTACGGCCGACGGCTCGGCGAACTCGCCGCACCGGTGCTGCACGAGCCGGACCGGCTGGACGCGGCGCTGCGCGCCTGGGAGTCCCGGCGCCTCGCCGACTGTCTCGACATCTACCAGTGGACGAACCGGCTGGCCCGCGCGACGGCGATGAGCCCCTTGGAGATTCAGCTCTACCGACGCGCGATGAACGACCCGGAGCTGGCGCGGGCGGTCACCGCGATCTTCTCGCGAACGAGAGATCCGAAGGACGTCTTCACCCCCGCGCTCGCGGCCGCGCTGGCCTTCGGCGCGCTGCGCGAGGCCTGGCCGTCGGTCGGCCCGGTGCTCACCGATCTCCTGCACGAGGCCCGCGACACCGCCACCGACTGGTGGCAGTCGCGCGCGCACCACGCTCTCGCATCCGCCACCTGCTGCTATCGCGCGGGCCTGCCGCACCTGCTGGACGGCTGA
- a CDS encoding MCE family protein yields MVRLKVAGLAFVSMIAVVALLAMSMYAGRFESTATVFVDAPRSGLVLDPDAAVRMRGVEIGRVAAVEPHADRVRLRLELDPELLRMVPENALVDIRSTTVFGAKYVHFVSPAAPSPRSLAPGALVRAESVTVEFNTLFQRLSTVLAKVEPGQLNATLAALSAALQSRGELLGDLLARADATLRLLNPSLPQLGRDMAATAEVTDVYADTAGELLRTVDNATVTGATVADRAADLDEMLLNVVGLAETTRAVLTESEQPLATAVRLLRPGSALLNEYRPALRCVITGIASVMPLAEAIFGGMVPGAVFNTNFMLASEPYQYPEDLPKVNATGGPDCSGIDQRTPGAHADYVVTDTSEGALFVPSTSARLHADPPTVFEIFFAGLPGVARR; encoded by the coding sequence GTGGTGCGGCTCAAAGTGGCTGGGCTGGCGTTCGTTTCGATGATCGCGGTGGTAGCGCTGCTCGCCATGTCGATGTACGCGGGCCGCTTCGAGTCGACCGCGACGGTGTTCGTCGACGCGCCGCGCTCGGGTCTGGTGCTCGATCCGGACGCCGCGGTGCGGATGCGCGGTGTCGAGATCGGGCGCGTCGCGGCGGTCGAACCGCACGCCGATCGGGTGCGGCTGCGGCTGGAGCTGGATCCGGAGCTGCTGCGCATGGTGCCGGAGAACGCCCTCGTCGACATCCGCTCGACGACGGTCTTCGGCGCCAAGTACGTGCACTTCGTGTCGCCTGCCGCGCCGTCGCCACGCTCGCTGGCGCCGGGGGCGCTGGTCCGGGCGGAATCGGTCACCGTCGAGTTCAACACCCTGTTCCAGCGGCTCTCCACGGTGCTCGCGAAAGTCGAACCGGGACAACTGAACGCGACGCTGGCCGCGCTGAGCGCAGCGTTACAGAGTCGCGGTGAGCTGCTCGGTGATCTGCTGGCGCGCGCGGACGCCACGCTGCGCCTGCTGAATCCGAGTCTGCCGCAGCTCGGCCGTGACATGGCCGCCACCGCCGAGGTCACCGACGTCTACGCCGATACCGCGGGGGAGTTGCTGCGCACCGTCGACAACGCGACCGTGACCGGCGCGACGGTCGCCGACCGCGCCGCGGACTTGGACGAAATGCTGCTCAACGTGGTGGGTTTGGCCGAGACCACCCGCGCGGTCCTCACCGAGAGCGAGCAGCCGCTGGCGACGGCGGTCCGGCTGCTGCGCCCGGGAAGCGCGCTGCTGAACGAGTATCGCCCGGCGTTGCGCTGCGTGATCACGGGCATCGCCTCGGTGATGCCGTTGGCCGAGGCGATATTCGGCGGCATGGTGCCGGGGGCGGTGTTCAACACCAATTTCATGCTGGCCTCCGAGCCGTACCAGTATCCGGAGGACCTGCCGAAGGTCAACGCGACCGGCGGTCCAGACTGCTCCGGCATCGACCAGCGCACACCGGGCGCGCACGCGGACTATGTCGTGACCGACACCAGCGAGGGCGCGCTGTTCGTCCCGTCGACCAGTGCCCGGCTGCACGCGGATCCGCCGACGGTGTTCGAGATCTTCTTCGCCGGGCTGCCCGGTGTCGCTCGCCGGTGA
- a CDS encoding cytochrome P450: MTLVKPQRVSGGEHEHGHLEEFRSDPIALMRRVRAECGDIGAFELAGKQVILLSGAEANEFFFRSGDEDLDQGAAYPFMKPIFGEGVVFDASPERRKEMLHNQALRAEHMRGHAATIAAEVERMLARWGDEGEIDLLDFFAELTIYTSSACLIGVKFRNELDGRFAHLYHELERGTDALAYVDPYAPIESFRRRDEARAALVELVQGIMDTRAARPAADRGDRDMLDVLVSVPGENGEPRFSASEITGIFISMMFAGHHTTSGTAAWTVIELLRHPELLDSVVAELNELYADGSPVSFGALRQIPRLEAVLKETLRLHPPLIILMRVARGDFEVCGYHIAEGDHVAATPAISNRLPEDFPDPDAFDPGRYIDPNQEDIVNRWTWIPFGAGRHRCVGAAFALMQLKAIFSILLRDWEFEMAQPSDSYRNDHSKMVVQLQQPCRVRYRRRGPRRDG, encoded by the coding sequence ATGACTCTGGTCAAACCACAGCGCGTCTCCGGCGGCGAGCACGAGCACGGACATCTCGAGGAATTCCGCTCCGACCCGATCGCGCTGATGCGCCGGGTGCGCGCCGAGTGCGGCGACATCGGCGCCTTCGAACTCGCGGGCAAGCAGGTCATCCTGTTGTCCGGGGCGGAAGCCAACGAATTCTTCTTCCGATCCGGCGACGAGGATCTCGACCAGGGCGCGGCCTATCCGTTCATGAAGCCGATCTTCGGCGAGGGGGTGGTCTTCGACGCCAGTCCGGAACGCCGCAAGGAGATGCTGCACAACCAGGCGCTGCGCGCCGAGCACATGCGCGGGCACGCGGCCACGATCGCCGCCGAGGTCGAGCGGATGCTGGCGCGCTGGGGCGACGAGGGCGAGATCGACCTGCTCGACTTCTTCGCCGAACTGACCATCTACACATCCTCGGCCTGCCTGATCGGCGTGAAATTCCGCAACGAGCTGGACGGCAGGTTCGCGCATCTCTATCACGAACTCGAGCGCGGCACCGACGCCTTGGCCTACGTGGACCCCTACGCGCCGATCGAGAGCTTCCGCCGCAGGGACGAGGCTCGCGCCGCGCTCGTCGAGCTGGTGCAGGGAATCATGGACACGCGGGCCGCCCGCCCCGCCGCCGACCGCGGCGACCGCGACATGCTCGACGTGCTGGTCTCGGTGCCCGGCGAGAACGGCGAACCGCGCTTCAGCGCCAGCGAGATCACCGGCATCTTCATCTCGATGATGTTCGCCGGTCACCACACCACCTCGGGCACGGCGGCATGGACGGTGATCGAACTGCTGCGCCACCCCGAACTGCTGGACAGCGTCGTCGCCGAGCTGAATGAGCTGTACGCGGACGGTTCCCCGGTGAGTTTCGGTGCGCTGCGCCAGATTCCGCGCTTGGAGGCGGTGCTGAAGGAGACGCTGCGCCTGCATCCGCCGCTGATCATCCTGATGCGCGTCGCCAGGGGCGACTTCGAGGTGTGCGGATACCACATCGCCGAGGGCGACCACGTGGCCGCCACCCCCGCCATCTCCAACCGGCTGCCCGAGGACTTCCCCGATCCGGACGCCTTCGACCCGGGCCGCTATATCGACCCGAACCAGGAGGACATCGTCAACCGCTGGACGTGGATCCCCTTCGGCGCGGGCAGGCACCGCTGCGTCGGGGCCGCGTTCGCGCTGATGCAGCTCAAGGCGATCTTCTCGATCCTGTTGCGGGACTGGGAGTTCGAGATGGCCCAGCCCTCGGACAGTTACCGCAACGACCACTCGAAGATGGTGGTGCAGCTGCAACAGCCGTGCCGGGTGCGTTACCGCAGGCGCGGCCCTCGACGGGACGGCTGA
- a CDS encoding cytochrome P450 encodes MTAPSLPAGFDFTDPALWQNRSPVEEFALLRRTAPVWWNAQSDDASGGFRDGGYWVVSKLADVKEISRHPELYSSQRKGAIIRLPGDITPEQMDLTGALLVNMDPPKHSKIRRIVSKGFTPRAVESLRAALTERAERIVHAAKRAGGGDFVQQVACELPLQAIAELLGVPQEDRRKVFDWSNQMLNYDDPEYGDPATASAEILGYAWTMAEQRRACPVHDIVSELVHADVDGEALASDEFGFFVILLAVAGNETTRNAITHGMKAFVDNPEQWEIYRASRPRTAPDEIVRWATPVTAFQRTATEDVVLGGRRIRAGQRLGLFYSSANFDEEGFTDPFTFDILRDPNPHVGFGGTGTHYCVGANLARLEIDLMFNAIADAMPTLRQVSDPVRLRSGWINGVKSWQVRYD; translated from the coding sequence ATGACCGCACCGTCGTTGCCCGCGGGTTTCGACTTCACCGATCCCGCGCTCTGGCAGAACCGCAGCCCCGTCGAGGAATTCGCGCTGCTGCGCCGCACCGCGCCGGTGTGGTGGAACGCCCAGTCCGACGACGCCTCGGGCGGATTCCGCGACGGCGGATACTGGGTGGTGAGCAAGCTCGCGGACGTCAAGGAGATCTCGCGCCATCCGGAGCTGTACTCCTCCCAGCGCAAAGGCGCCATCATCCGGCTGCCCGGTGACATCACCCCGGAGCAGATGGACCTCACCGGTGCGCTGCTGGTCAACATGGATCCGCCCAAGCACTCCAAGATCCGCCGGATCGTCTCCAAAGGATTCACCCCGCGCGCGGTCGAGAGCCTGCGCGCCGCGCTGACCGAGCGCGCCGAGCGCATCGTGCACGCCGCCAAGCGCGCGGGCGGCGGCGATTTCGTCCAGCAGGTGGCCTGCGAGCTGCCGCTGCAGGCGATCGCCGAACTGCTCGGTGTGCCGCAGGAGGATCGGCGCAAGGTCTTCGACTGGTCGAACCAGATGCTCAACTACGACGATCCCGAGTACGGCGACCCGGCCACCGCCTCGGCCGAAATCCTCGGCTACGCGTGGACCATGGCCGAGCAGCGCCGGGCGTGCCCGGTGCACGACATCGTCTCCGAACTGGTGCACGCCGACGTCGACGGCGAGGCGCTGGCCTCCGACGAGTTCGGGTTCTTCGTCATCCTGCTCGCGGTCGCGGGCAACGAGACCACGCGCAACGCGATCACGCACGGCATGAAGGCCTTCGTGGACAACCCGGAGCAGTGGGAGATCTACCGCGCGAGCCGGCCGCGGACCGCGCCCGACGAGATCGTCCGGTGGGCCACTCCGGTGACGGCCTTCCAGCGCACCGCCACCGAGGACGTGGTGCTCGGCGGCCGGCGCATCCGTGCCGGACAGCGGCTCGGATTGTTCTACAGCTCGGCCAATTTCGACGAAGAGGGCTTCACCGACCCGTTCACCTTCGACATCCTGCGCGATCCCAATCCGCACGTCGGCTTCGGCGGAACCGGCACGCACTATTGCGTCGGCGCGAATCTGGCCCGGTTGGAGATCGACCTGATGTTCAACGCGATCGCCGACGCCATGCCGACCCTGCGCCAGGTCTCGGATCCGGTGCGGTTGCGGTCGGGCTGGATCAACGGCGTCAAGAGCTGGCAGGTCCGCTACGACTGA
- a CDS encoding acyl-CoA synthetase — protein MANNFADLFEHAVDAMPDRTAVLQGERRVRFAELDARANRLADHLAASGIGAGAHVGFQMHNSVETMETLIACFKLAAVPININYRYGPAELAYVYDNADLDALVYHACYAEAVRAARSRVPRVRHALCVDDDTVRPAEDDAVPYESALADRPTARPSVPRGPDDLFMMYTGGTTGLPKGVMWRQEDMWRVLGGGIDFYTGEPVADEYQQSRIGAAGDPSTWFVLPPLIHAAAMMPTFTALWSGNAVIFQRRFDPEAVWAGVARHRPQVLVITGDAMARPLIDAYRRRPVDASSLLAIASGAALLSQAMKNTLLETFPAAVVSDSIGSSETGFGGIGFAQKDDDPARGPRVRTGRGAVVVDDDGRPVPPGAEGWLAKTGAVPLGYYKDPGKSERLFKSVDGARVVVTDDRARAEADGTVTLIGRGNMVVNTGGEKVFVEEVEGVLKANAQIYDAVVVGVPHERWGHQVAAVVAGAEPGPIDFGALEQHVRDHLAGYKVPKQIWVTDAIVRSPSGKPDYRWAAGHIAGRAPDHRSA, from the coding sequence ATGGCCAACAACTTCGCCGACCTCTTCGAGCACGCCGTCGACGCCATGCCCGACCGCACCGCGGTACTCCAGGGCGAGCGGCGCGTCCGCTTCGCGGAACTCGACGCCAGGGCCAATCGGTTGGCCGACCACCTGGCGGCCTCGGGTATCGGGGCGGGCGCGCACGTCGGTTTCCAGATGCACAACAGCGTCGAGACCATGGAGACGTTGATCGCCTGCTTCAAACTCGCGGCCGTCCCGATCAACATCAACTACCGCTACGGCCCCGCCGAACTCGCCTACGTCTACGACAACGCCGACCTGGACGCGCTGGTCTACCACGCCTGTTACGCGGAGGCGGTGCGGGCGGCCAGGTCTCGGGTTCCGCGCGTGCGGCACGCGCTGTGCGTCGACGACGACACGGTGCGTCCTGCCGAGGACGACGCGGTGCCGTACGAGAGCGCGCTGGCGGATCGGCCGACCGCGCGGCCGTCCGTGCCACGCGGCCCCGACGACCTGTTCATGATGTACACCGGCGGCACCACCGGGCTGCCGAAGGGCGTCATGTGGCGGCAGGAGGACATGTGGCGGGTACTCGGCGGCGGCATCGACTTCTACACCGGCGAACCTGTCGCCGACGAGTACCAGCAGTCGCGCATCGGCGCGGCGGGCGACCCGAGCACCTGGTTCGTGCTGCCGCCGCTGATCCACGCCGCCGCGATGATGCCGACCTTCACCGCGCTGTGGTCGGGCAACGCGGTGATCTTCCAGCGCCGCTTCGACCCCGAGGCCGTCTGGGCGGGGGTGGCGCGGCATCGGCCGCAGGTCCTGGTGATCACCGGCGACGCCATGGCCCGGCCGCTGATCGACGCCTACCGGCGGCGACCGGTCGACGCGTCCTCGCTGCTGGCCATCGCCTCGGGCGCCGCGCTGCTCTCGCAGGCGATGAAGAACACCCTGCTGGAGACGTTCCCCGCCGCGGTGGTGTCCGACTCCATTGGGTCCTCGGAAACCGGTTTCGGCGGAATAGGTTTCGCGCAGAAGGACGACGATCCCGCCCGTGGCCCCAGGGTGCGGACCGGTCGGGGCGCGGTGGTGGTCGACGACGACGGACGTCCGGTGCCGCCCGGCGCGGAGGGCTGGCTGGCCAAGACCGGCGCGGTGCCGCTCGGGTACTACAAGGATCCCGGTAAGTCCGAACGGCTGTTCAAGTCGGTGGACGGCGCGCGCGTCGTGGTGACCGACGACCGGGCGCGCGCCGAGGCCGACGGCACGGTGACCCTGATCGGGCGCGGCAACATGGTGGTCAACACCGGCGGCGAGAAGGTGTTCGTCGAAGAGGTCGAGGGCGTGCTGAAGGCGAACGCGCAGATCTACGACGCGGTGGTCGTCGGGGTGCCGCACGAGCGCTGGGGCCACCAGGTCGCCGCTGTCGTCGCGGGCGCCGAACCCGGCCCGATCGATTTCGGCGCGCTGGAACAACACGTCCGCGACCACTTGGCCGGATACAAGGTGCCCAAACAGATCTGGGTGACCGACGCCATCGTGCGCTCGCCGAGCGGCAAACCCGACTACCGATGGGCCGCCGGCCACATCGCGGGCCGCGCGCCCGATCACCGATCCGCCTGA
- a CDS encoding nuclear transport factor 2 family protein, with protein sequence MAAYDRAELDEMIRRWIVENQRCEEKGDWKPLAEMYTVDATYGWNYGPTQEFMAVGRDEIRDIALGQEMSGLEGWTYPYQEFVVDDRSGTVIGFWKQVADAQRPDGRPYSPEGIGGSWFRYGGDFQWSWQRDFFDFGNVSALFLEMITNNALTPGMQQRIARSTSGTPLPGWYRVGEAPASLW encoded by the coding sequence ATGGCCGCTTACGACCGCGCCGAGCTCGACGAGATGATCCGCCGCTGGATCGTCGAGAACCAGCGCTGCGAGGAGAAGGGCGACTGGAAGCCGCTCGCCGAGATGTACACCGTGGACGCGACTTACGGCTGGAACTACGGCCCGACCCAGGAATTCATGGCGGTCGGGCGCGACGAGATCCGTGATATCGCGCTGGGACAGGAGATGTCGGGCCTGGAGGGCTGGACCTACCCGTACCAGGAGTTCGTCGTCGACGACCGCAGCGGCACGGTGATCGGCTTCTGGAAGCAGGTCGCCGACGCGCAGCGCCCCGACGGCCGCCCGTACAGCCCGGAGGGCATCGGCGGCAGCTGGTTTCGGTACGGCGGCGACTTCCAATGGTCCTGGCAGCGCGACTTCTTCGACTTCGGCAACGTCTCGGCGTTGTTCCTGGAGATGATCACGAACAACGCGCTGACCCCCGGCATGCAGCAACGGATCGCCCGCTCGACCTCCGGCACGCCGCTGCCCGGCTGGTACCGCGTCGGCGAAGCGCCCGCCTCGCTGTGGTGA
- a CDS encoding ferredoxin: MKISVDLDLCQGHAVCQSEAPAVFAVPKRGQVEILEPSPDPELRDAVASAIRYCPTRALSLADDGETDDAAKGAH, encoded by the coding sequence GTGAAGATCTCCGTCGACCTCGACCTGTGCCAGGGCCACGCCGTCTGCCAGTCCGAGGCGCCCGCCGTCTTCGCCGTGCCCAAGCGCGGCCAGGTGGAGATCCTCGAGCCGAGCCCGGACCCGGAACTGCGCGATGCGGTCGCGAGCGCGATCCGCTACTGCCCGACCAGGGCCCTCTCCCTCGCCGACGACGGCGAGACCGACGACGCCGCGAAAGGTGCACACTGA
- a CDS encoding PucR family transcriptional regulator — MTFTALDLSADTSATALEIGGQPASVPLQNTDGVASRMVGYFATCVAPCRTLPGEQMRGDVTKVTRFCLALAAEMFDRRTVPDDAQLGEVREAAAQWAREAVPLGTILRAYHEGLRIAFGLVTEGAKADDVDELIVATDLMLELLEAITAAVSDAYVDEQHLVAREHQTAAQTLASALLSGRGSSALARQAGIPIAEAYQVVALSVPEHPDERDPRVDAQVAARRKLRRLQSALATVFRSRALALLSTKGGTLLIPLGEEIPALTAELLDTLSEGAEVPLTATVVVGDTDRIPDSAEQAHELLNLVRVGGRAAGLYQMTDLAVEYQLTRGGPAARRIATILDPLDAHPELFDTMRAYLGNDMNRQLTARQLYVHPNTVDYRLRRIAQLTTIDLATSAGISQAAIALLARDLDRSVARRL, encoded by the coding sequence ATGACCTTCACCGCGCTGGATCTGTCCGCCGACACGTCCGCCACGGCGCTCGAAATAGGCGGACAGCCGGCGTCGGTGCCACTGCAGAACACCGACGGAGTCGCCTCGCGCATGGTGGGGTACTTCGCGACCTGCGTCGCGCCGTGCCGCACGCTGCCGGGTGAGCAGATGCGCGGCGACGTCACCAAGGTGACGCGCTTCTGCCTCGCGCTCGCGGCCGAGATGTTCGATCGCCGGACGGTGCCCGACGACGCCCAGCTCGGCGAGGTCAGGGAAGCCGCGGCGCAGTGGGCGCGCGAGGCGGTCCCGCTCGGCACCATCCTGCGCGCCTACCACGAGGGTCTGCGCATCGCCTTCGGACTCGTCACCGAGGGCGCCAAGGCCGACGACGTGGACGAGCTGATCGTCGCGACCGATCTGATGCTCGAATTGCTCGAGGCCATCACGGCCGCGGTCTCCGACGCCTACGTCGACGAGCAGCACCTGGTCGCCCGCGAGCACCAGACCGCGGCGCAGACGCTGGCCTCCGCCCTGCTCAGCGGTCGCGGCAGTTCCGCGCTCGCGAGACAAGCGGGCATCCCGATCGCGGAGGCGTACCAGGTGGTGGCGCTCTCGGTGCCGGAGCATCCGGACGAACGCGACCCGCGAGTGGACGCGCAGGTCGCGGCCCGCCGCAAACTACGCCGACTACAGTCCGCGCTGGCCACCGTCTTCCGCTCGCGCGCGCTCGCCCTGCTCTCCACCAAAGGCGGCACGCTGCTCATTCCGCTCGGCGAGGAGATCCCCGCGCTCACCGCCGAACTGCTCGACACGCTCTCCGAGGGCGCCGAGGTGCCGCTCACCGCCACCGTCGTCGTCGGCGACACCGACCGAATCCCGGATTCCGCCGAGCAGGCCCACGAACTGCTGAACCTGGTCCGCGTCGGCGGCCGCGCTGCCGGCCTCTATCAGATGACCGATCTGGCCGTGGAGTACCAGCTGACCCGCGGCGGACCCGCCGCCCGCCGGATCGCCACCATCCTCGACCCGCTCGACGCGCACCCCGAACTGTTCGACACCATGCGCGCGTACCTGGGCAACGACATGAACCGGCAGCTGACCGCGCGCCAGCTGTACGTGCACCCCAACACCGTCGACTACCGGCTGCGCCGCATCGCGCAGCTGACCACCATCGACCTCGCCACCTCGGCGGGCATCTCGCAGGCGGCCATCGCCCTGCTGGCCAGGGACCTCGACCGCAGCGTCGCGCGGCGCTTGTAG
- a CDS encoding CBS domain-containing protein has translation MRIAEILRRKGSDVATVPPDTTVRSLLATLAEHNIGAVVVSPDGMRIAGIVSERDVVRRLHELGADLLDTPVADIMTVEVRTCVPEDHVDSLRRVMTDHRIRHLPVVRDNRLIGIVSIGDVVKSAISELATERQHLVDYLQGRY, from the coding sequence ATGCGAATCGCGGAGATCTTGCGCAGGAAAGGTAGCGACGTCGCCACGGTTCCGCCCGACACGACGGTGCGGAGCCTGCTGGCCACTTTGGCCGAGCACAACATCGGCGCGGTGGTGGTGTCCCCCGACGGCATGCGGATCGCGGGCATCGTCTCCGAGCGCGATGTGGTGCGCCGCCTGCACGAGCTCGGCGCGGACCTGCTGGACACGCCCGTCGCGGACATCATGACCGTGGAGGTCCGCACCTGCGTGCCCGAGGACCACGTCGACAGTTTGCGCCGGGTCATGACGGACCACCGGATCCGGCATCTGCCCGTGGTCCGGGACAACCGGCTGATCGGCATCGTCAGCATCGGCGACGTGGTCAAGAGCGCGATCTCCGAGCTCGCGACCGAACGCCAGCACCTGGTCGACTATCTCCAGGGCAGGTACTGA
- a CDS encoding pyridoxamine 5'-phosphate oxidase family protein: MPLSQEERQEFLAQPHIAALAVAAGRDRGPLNVPIWYQYAPGAEAWVLTGPESEKMRYIKEAGRFSLMVQRLEPTVRYVSVEGPVTRITPMTDELHREMVARYLPPDKVDVYLKAAEAYGEQVAVYMRPERWLSADLGDLSSL, encoded by the coding sequence ATGCCATTGAGCCAGGAGGAGCGTCAGGAATTTCTCGCGCAGCCGCACATCGCGGCGTTGGCCGTCGCGGCGGGCCGGGATCGCGGTCCGCTGAACGTGCCGATCTGGTACCAGTACGCACCCGGCGCCGAGGCGTGGGTACTGACCGGCCCGGAGTCGGAGAAGATGCGGTATATCAAGGAGGCAGGCCGCTTCAGCCTGATGGTGCAGCGGCTCGAGCCCACGGTGCGCTACGTCAGCGTAGAGGGGCCGGTCACCCGGATCACGCCGATGACCGACGAACTGCACCGCGAGATGGTCGCCCGCTACCTGCCGCCGGACAAGGTCGACGTCTACCTGAAGGCCGCCGAGGCATACGGCGAGCAGGTCGCGGTGTACATGCGACCCGAGCGGTGGCTGTCCGCGGACCTCGGCGACCTGTCCTCGCTCTAG